The following proteins come from a genomic window of Acinetobacter sp. SAAs474:
- the rpsI gene encoding 30S ribosomal protein S9, whose product MATNYGTGRRKTATARVFLSAGTGKLVINNRTLEQYFGRETARMIVRQPLELLEATEQYDLYITVAGGGIGGQAGAIRHGITRALIASDETLKPALRQAGFVTRDAREVERKKLGLRKARKRPQFSKR is encoded by the coding sequence ATGGCTACTAACTATGGTACAGGTCGCCGTAAGACCGCAACTGCACGTGTTTTCCTATCAGCTGGTACTGGTAAACTCGTAATTAACAACCGTACTCTTGAGCAATATTTCGGTCGTGAAACTGCTCGTATGATCGTACGTCAACCACTAGAACTCCTTGAAGCTACTGAGCAGTATGATCTTTATATCACTGTTGCTGGTGGTGGTATTGGTGGTCAAGCAGGTGCTATCCGTCACGGTATTACTCGTGCATTGATCGCTTCTGACGAAACATTAAAACCTGCTCTTCGTCAAGCTGGTTTCGTTACTCGTGATGCTCGTGAAGTTGAACGTAAGAAACTTGGTTTACGTAAAGCACGTAAACGTCCTCAATTCTCTAAACGTTAA
- the hflX gene encoding ribosome rescue GTPase HflX has product MQQVHAERVILVSVSVQILADLDADEFALLAKSSGAQILQHLHVHKVKPEAKLFVGSGKADEIAALVQTLEADLVIFDQSLSPAQARNLEAVMACRVVDRTELILDIFAQRARTYEGKLQVELAQLQHLSSRLIRNRGHLDSQKGGIGLRGPGETLLETDRRLLRIRMGQLKHKLEKVQQTRMQGRIARQKAAVPTVSLVGYTNAGKSTLFNVLANSDVYAADQLFATLDPTLRRLTWDGIGTLVLADTVGFVRNLSHALVESFKATLEETREATLLLHVIDASHPDMLEQIAAVETVLQEIGVDVPIIRVYNKIDQSHDQAKIVYTASGQPERVYLSAYTGEGLSLLRQAVHESLMGQIQSFDVILKPAYGKLRHQFYELNVIQCEYYDQEGYLHLQVIMSADKIKQLIQQAGLPIDQILGEKAKIFERTLEEFEIRD; this is encoded by the coding sequence ATGCAACAAGTACATGCTGAACGTGTTATTTTGGTCAGTGTATCTGTACAGATTTTAGCTGATTTAGATGCTGATGAGTTTGCTCTGCTCGCAAAATCCTCTGGTGCGCAAATTTTGCAGCATCTTCATGTACATAAAGTCAAACCAGAAGCAAAATTATTTGTCGGCTCTGGTAAGGCGGATGAAATTGCTGCTTTAGTGCAAACACTTGAGGCTGATCTGGTGATTTTTGATCAATCACTGAGTCCAGCACAAGCTCGTAATCTGGAAGCTGTAATGGCCTGTCGCGTTGTCGATCGTACTGAGCTTATTTTAGATATATTTGCCCAACGTGCACGTACCTATGAAGGTAAATTACAAGTTGAACTGGCACAATTACAACATCTATCTTCACGTTTAATTCGTAATCGAGGTCATTTAGATAGCCAAAAAGGTGGAATTGGCTTACGTGGTCCAGGTGAAACATTACTTGAAACAGATCGACGTTTATTACGCATCCGTATGGGACAACTCAAACATAAATTAGAAAAAGTACAACAAACGCGTATGCAAGGTCGTATAGCCCGCCAGAAAGCAGCCGTGCCAACAGTATCATTAGTAGGCTATACCAATGCTGGCAAATCGACTTTATTTAATGTATTGGCCAATAGCGATGTTTATGCCGCAGATCAACTTTTTGCTACCTTAGATCCAACATTAAGACGTCTAACTTGGGATGGTATTGGCACATTGGTATTGGCAGATACTGTGGGTTTTGTCCGCAATCTTTCTCATGCTTTGGTCGAATCCTTTAAAGCGACCCTTGAAGAAACACGAGAAGCAACACTATTGTTACATGTCATTGATGCTAGTCATCCAGATATGCTTGAGCAAATTGCAGCAGTTGAAACTGTATTACAAGAAATTGGTGTCGATGTGCCTATTATTCGTGTTTATAATAAAATTGATCAAAGCCATGATCAGGCAAAAATCGTCTATACCGCGTCCGGTCAACCTGAACGGGTCTACCTTTCTGCATATACTGGAGAAGGTCTATCATTATTACGTCAAGCCGTCCATGAGAGTTTAATGGGACAAATCCAAAGTTTTGATGTTATCCTGAAACCGGCTTACGGTAAGCTACGTCATCAATTTTATGAGCTAAATGTCATTCAGTGCGAATATTATGATCAAGAAGGTTATCTTCATTTACAGGTCATCATGTCGGCAGATAAAATTAAGCAACTGATTCAACAAGCAGGTTTACCCATCGATCAAATTCTCGGTGAAAAAGCAAAAATATTTGAGCGAACACTTGAAGAGTTTGAAATCAGGGATTAG
- the rsmA gene encoding 16S rRNA (adenine(1518)-N(6)/adenine(1519)-N(6))-dimethyltransferase RsmA: protein MYQINALNPKDEGHHTRKRFGQNFLHDQRVIAKIVRSVNPRTGDNIVEIGPGLAALTAPLIGECDALTVLELDRDLAAGLANRVPYPERLTIIETDALKYDFTQLFSPDRPLRVVGNLPYNISTPLLFHLLAFGDKVKDMHFMLQKEVVDRITAAPNSKEYGRLSVMIQYFCKPTFLFEVPPGSFNPPPKVTSAVFRLEPYQEKPIVAKNEKALARLVGHVFTQRRKTLRNSLKGMLVEDGFEKAGVDPMARPETLTLAQFVALSDQMVA, encoded by the coding sequence ATGTATCAAATTAATGCCTTAAACCCTAAAGATGAAGGGCATCATACACGGAAACGGTTTGGTCAAAACTTCTTACATGACCAACGTGTCATTGCAAAAATTGTACGTTCAGTAAATCCTCGTACAGGTGATAATATTGTTGAAATTGGACCTGGTCTAGCAGCATTAACTGCGCCATTGATTGGAGAGTGTGATGCCTTAACGGTATTGGAATTGGACCGTGATTTGGCAGCAGGCTTGGCCAATCGGGTTCCTTATCCTGAACGCTTAACGATTATTGAAACAGATGCGTTGAAATATGATTTCACCCAATTATTTAGCCCAGATCGTCCATTACGTGTCGTAGGTAACTTACCCTATAATATTTCGACACCATTATTATTTCATCTTTTAGCGTTTGGCGATAAGGTGAAAGACATGCATTTTATGTTGCAAAAAGAAGTTGTTGATCGAATTACTGCCGCTCCCAATAGCAAAGAATACGGCCGTTTATCGGTGATGATCCAATATTTTTGTAAACCAACTTTTTTATTTGAAGTCCCACCAGGTTCTTTTAATCCACCACCTAAAGTCACTTCTGCAGTTTTTCGTTTAGAGCCTTATCAAGAAAAACCGATTGTTGCCAAAAATGAAAAAGCATTGGCACGTCTGGTTGGGCATGTGTTTACTCAACGTCGTAAAACTTTACGTAATAGTTTAAAAGGCATGTTAGTTGAGGATGGCTTTGAAAAAGCAGGTGTTGATCCAATGGCTCGCCCAGAAACATTAACACTGGCTCAGTTTGTTGCACTCTCAGATCAAATGGTGGCATAA
- a CDS encoding lysophospholipid acyltransferase family protein has protein sequence MSKFFLYPQKAISGIMTISQGFYLVFRHGLYQDPNNPNNTRYVQYFCQRLCKVFNIEVKVHGEIPRTPALWVSNHISWLDIAVLGSGARVFFLAKAEIERWPILGKLAKGGGTLFIQRGSGDSIRIREQIARFLQQGIPVLFFPEATTTDGTRIKKIHGRILGAAIEVQKPVQICLICYVNQQGELDMVAPYVGDISLVEHVKKVVAMPKVTAHLMALPSIAVEGHTVSTLTALVQEKMTEGLKQLHQQVLSTQSKGT, from the coding sequence ATGTCAAAATTTTTTTTATATCCTCAAAAAGCCATCTCCGGAATAATGACGATTTCACAAGGATTTTATCTGGTCTTTAGACATGGCTTATATCAGGATCCCAATAATCCAAACAATACACGTTATGTGCAATATTTTTGTCAACGTTTGTGTAAGGTATTTAATATTGAAGTGAAAGTTCACGGTGAGATCCCGAGAACGCCTGCGTTATGGGTATCGAATCATATTTCGTGGTTGGATATTGCCGTATTGGGTTCAGGTGCAAGAGTATTTTTTTTAGCAAAAGCTGAAATTGAACGTTGGCCGATACTGGGAAAACTGGCGAAGGGAGGAGGAACTTTATTTATTCAACGTGGATCTGGTGATTCGATTCGTATTCGTGAACAAATTGCCCGTTTTTTACAGCAGGGTATTCCTGTATTGTTCTTTCCAGAAGCGACGACGACTGATGGTACGCGGATTAAAAAAATTCATGGGCGTATTTTAGGTGCAGCAATTGAGGTACAAAAACCGGTTCAAATTTGTTTGATTTGCTATGTTAATCAACAAGGTGAACTAGATATGGTTGCACCTTATGTGGGAGATATCAGTTTAGTTGAGCACGTTAAAAAGGTAGTGGCTATGCCTAAAGTGACGGCACATTTAATGGCACTTCCCAGTATAGCGGTTGAAGGACATACGGTGAGTACATTAACAGCTTTAGTTCAAGAAAAAATGACTGAAGGCTTAAAACAGCTGCATCAGCAGGTACTCAGTACTCAATCGAAGGGAACTTGA
- the rplM gene encoding 50S ribosomal protein L13, translating into MKTLSAKPAEVQHDWYVVDASGKTLGRLATEIARRLRGKHKTSYTPHVDTGDYIVVINAEEIQVTGKKALDKKYYRHTGFPGGIRETNFEKLIAHKPEAVLEKAVKGMLPKGPLGYAMIKKMKVYAGTEHPHAAQQPQVLDI; encoded by the coding sequence ATGAAAACTCTCAGCGCTAAGCCAGCTGAAGTTCAACACGACTGGTACGTTGTTGATGCTTCTGGCAAAACTTTAGGTCGCCTTGCGACTGAAATCGCTCGTCGTTTACGCGGTAAGCATAAAACATCTTATACTCCTCACGTTGACACTGGCGACTATATTGTTGTAATCAATGCTGAAGAAATTCAAGTGACTGGTAAAAAAGCACTTGATAAAAAATATTATCGCCATACTGGTTTCCCTGGTGGTATTCGCGAAACTAACTTTGAAAAGTTAATCGCGCATAAACCTGAAGCTGTTTTAGAAAAAGCAGTAAAAGGAATGTTACCAAAAGGTCCTCTTGGTTATGCAATGATCAAAAAAATGAAAGTGTACGCTGGTACTGAGCATCCACATGCTGCTCAACAGCCACAAGTTTTGGACATCTAA
- a CDS encoding symmetrical bis(5'-nucleosyl)-tetraphosphatase: MTRTIRYNYVIGDVQGCFEALKALLKKIQFDPDQDFIWFAGDLVARGENSLGALRFIKKLVDAGAAATILGNHDLTLLACARGIKQSKVQDNTRDVIDAIDSDELIDWLRHQPLCLFPNEQTILTHAGIPHIWNAQQTAEFAQEVEAILAHDDFQVLDAFLAEMYGKEPSLWSEDLTGHARLRCITNYLTRMRLINPEGRLEFSFKDALDDPMPKGFQPWFEFKSQAAQTHQVIFGHWAALQGQRISDGIQNVDGGCVWGNQLIAYRLEDQHSFAVDNPVM; this comes from the coding sequence ATGACCCGTACGATACGATATAATTATGTTATTGGTGATGTACAAGGCTGTTTTGAAGCATTAAAAGCACTACTTAAAAAAATTCAGTTTGATCCAGATCAAGACTTTATTTGGTTTGCTGGTGATTTGGTTGCACGTGGCGAAAATTCACTCGGTGCATTACGTTTTATTAAAAAATTGGTCGATGCTGGCGCTGCTGCAACTATTTTGGGGAATCATGATTTAACCTTATTAGCCTGTGCACGTGGTATTAAACAAAGCAAAGTACAAGACAATACGCGTGATGTTATTGATGCTATTGATAGTGATGAACTGATTGATTGGTTGCGTCACCAACCCTTGTGTCTTTTTCCTAACGAGCAAACGATTTTGACCCATGCGGGCATTCCTCATATATGGAATGCCCAGCAAACAGCAGAGTTTGCTCAAGAAGTTGAAGCAATTCTTGCCCATGATGATTTTCAGGTATTGGATGCATTTTTAGCTGAAATGTATGGTAAAGAACCCAGTTTATGGTCAGAGGATTTAACGGGACATGCGCGTTTACGTTGTATTACCAATTACTTGACCAGAATGCGTTTAATCAATCCTGAAGGGCGTTTAGAATTTAGTTTTAAAGATGCTCTAGATGATCCGATGCCGAAAGGTTTTCAACCGTGGTTTGAGTTTAAATCTCAAGCTGCACAAACCCATCAGGTTATATTTGGCCATTGGGCAGCATTACAAGGTCAGCGCATTTCAGATGGCATACAAAATGTGGATGGCGGCTGTGTATGGGGAAATCAATTAATCGCTTATCGATTAGAAGATCAACACAGTTTTGCAGTAGATAATCCTGTCATGTAA
- the gigA gene encoding RsbU family protein phosphatase GigA, which produces MYFIRPTRDIPHLNQVINTLPSVQMINIEDIGLYDPTIIAIADVQDFLTYQWNLATIVLAFDQEGAALAQAWEQGALAGWLWNHLPENPALALAKIDAQYKRNQDSRDLPSAAELQKRLLPNPIELINYQVETLFKPSAYLSGDWFDYWKISDKEIMFYLADVSGHGVTSSLLTSWMAAFHGRSKTPRELIKKLNGMLVQENIEKHITMISGILNLETHQLRWSSAGHYPPAIIFEPNQPPKVLNTSSFPLGLTEDLEVEEFDCILNRHARFIICSDGALEPFNGGLNEQFEQLVYHLQNQSFQAPEHVADDIAILSLRRMN; this is translated from the coding sequence ATGTATTTCATTCGCCCCACACGAGATATTCCTCATCTAAATCAAGTGATAAACACACTACCAAGTGTGCAAATGATTAACATCGAAGATATTGGCCTATATGACCCAACCATCATTGCAATTGCCGATGTACAAGATTTTTTAACTTATCAATGGAATTTAGCAACGATTGTACTTGCGTTTGATCAAGAAGGTGCCGCCTTAGCACAAGCATGGGAACAAGGAGCCTTAGCAGGCTGGCTATGGAACCATTTACCTGAAAATCCTGCGTTAGCATTAGCTAAAATTGATGCACAATATAAAAGAAACCAAGATAGTCGCGATTTACCTTCCGCAGCAGAACTACAAAAACGCTTACTTCCAAACCCGATTGAGTTAATCAATTATCAAGTTGAAACCTTATTTAAACCTTCTGCTTACCTATCTGGAGATTGGTTTGATTACTGGAAAATCAGTGATAAAGAAATCATGTTTTATCTTGCCGATGTTTCCGGACATGGTGTGACCAGCAGCTTACTAACCTCTTGGATGGCCGCTTTTCATGGGCGCTCTAAAACACCAAGAGAATTAATCAAAAAGCTCAATGGCATGTTAGTTCAAGAAAATATTGAAAAACATATCACCATGATTAGTGGCATTCTTAATTTAGAAACACATCAATTACGTTGGTCAAGTGCAGGACATTATCCACCTGCAATTATCTTTGAACCCAATCAACCCCCCAAAGTACTCAATACCAGCAGCTTCCCACTCGGTCTAACAGAAGATTTAGAAGTAGAGGAATTTGATTGTATTTTAAATCGTCATGCACGCTTCATTATTTGTTCAGATGGTGCACTAGAACCCTTTAATGGCGGGTTAAATGAACAATTCGAACAATTGGTCTATCATTTGCAAAATCAATCATTTCAAGCACCAGAGCATGTTGCAGATGATATTGCGATTTTAAGTTTAAGAAGAATGAATTAA
- a CDS encoding LrgB family protein: MLSIVYGFVITLIAYLISKPCNKKLPQIPVIVFSMFFILILLFLFGIPYQTYVEQTNPLFNHLLGYVTVALAIPLAAMRYDDLPLKAVIAILVFASLSAVALPMSLAYLLHMANPEIMAFATRAVTTPIAINIATLLQAPIGLVILIVILSGVIGAAFSPLILRHINDERASGLALGLAAHAIGTAQAWQRGSVAGRYAAFGMAVNAVFTAIWLPSFILYLQYL, translated from the coding sequence ATGCTGTCGATTGTATATGGTTTCGTGATTACATTAATTGCCTATTTGATTTCTAAACCTTGTAATAAAAAACTGCCACAGATTCCTGTGATTGTATTTAGTATGTTTTTTATTTTAATCCTACTGTTTCTGTTTGGCATTCCTTATCAAACTTATGTTGAACAAACCAATCCACTCTTTAATCATTTATTGGGCTATGTGACTGTGGCTTTAGCCATTCCTTTAGCAGCGATGCGTTATGATGATTTACCGCTAAAAGCGGTGATTGCCATTTTAGTGTTTGCTAGCCTCAGTGCAGTTGCCTTACCGATGAGCTTGGCCTATTTACTACATATGGCCAATCCAGAAATCATGGCATTTGCCACACGAGCAGTCACCACACCAATTGCCATTAATATTGCGACCTTATTACAGGCCCCTATTGGTTTAGTGATTTTAATTGTGATTTTATCTGGCGTCATTGGTGCAGCCTTTTCACCTCTTATTTTACGACATATTAATGATGAAAGAGCTTCAGGTTTAGCGTTAGGTTTAGCAGCACATGCGATTGGTACCGCACAAGCATGGCAACGTGGTAGCGTAGCAGGTCGTTATGCAGCATTTGGTATGGCAGTCAATGCGGTATTTACGGCGATTTGGCTACCCAGTTTTATTCTCTATCTACAGTATCTCTGA
- a CDS encoding ClpXP protease specificity-enhancing factor produces the protein MSEQSLKLSPNRPYLARAIYDWICDNQLTPYIIVDATQPYISVPEQFIQDGQITLNIAPHAVNNFYMDKQAIAFAARFAGVSRDIYVPFKALIGIYARENGEGLFFNPDEYQDLDDTETEASSEQHHETTKKKPTLRLLD, from the coding sequence ATGTCAGAACAAAGTTTAAAATTAAGTCCTAATCGTCCTTATTTGGCTCGTGCAATTTATGATTGGATTTGTGACAACCAACTTACACCGTATATTATTGTTGATGCAACCCAACCTTATATCAGCGTTCCAGAACAATTTATTCAGGATGGACAAATTACACTAAACATTGCGCCACATGCGGTTAATAACTTTTACATGGATAAACAGGCCATAGCTTTCGCAGCACGTTTTGCTGGGGTGTCACGTGATATTTACGTTCCTTTTAAAGCATTAATTGGAATTTATGCACGTGAAAATGGAGAAGGACTGTTTTTTAATCCAGATGAATATCAAGACTTAGATGATACTGAAACAGAAGCTAGTTCTGAACAGCATCATGAAACGACGAAGAAGAAACCAACGCTCAGACTATTAGATTAA
- a CDS encoding VacJ family lipoprotein, producing MDHKNLIVLSSFCALFSISVYAEDTLGSTATSSTDIYNYNSDNSLKNLKQLKFKDFKVDANAAQPDEVKDPLEPLNRKIYDFNDVLDRNIIRPIAVQYKEKVPNDVRGSYNAFRVNLSEPWNAVNQLIQGRPLRAVKTLGRFTLNTLTTLGFADPAQHLGLDNESESFGTTLGYYGVPSGPYIVLPIYGPSTLRDGFGLAVDSVGRPQEYLLDDHATAYWSDQAGRGINARSQYLDLESALQGDRYSALRDIYLQRKTFVIAEKKGLDTDSINFIDDTDDSIEDEDHSHSIH from the coding sequence ATGGATCATAAAAATTTAATTGTACTAAGCTCTTTTTGTGCCTTATTTTCTATTTCTGTTTACGCAGAGGATACCTTAGGTTCTACGGCAACATCCTCTACAGATATTTATAATTATAATTCAGATAACTCTCTCAAAAATTTAAAACAACTAAAGTTTAAAGACTTTAAAGTTGATGCCAATGCTGCACAACCTGATGAAGTAAAAGACCCACTTGAACCATTAAATCGTAAAATTTACGATTTCAACGATGTTTTAGATCGTAACATCATTCGCCCGATTGCCGTGCAATATAAGGAAAAAGTACCCAATGATGTTCGTGGCTCTTATAATGCTTTTCGGGTTAACCTCAGTGAACCATGGAATGCAGTTAACCAATTAATTCAAGGTCGCCCATTACGTGCAGTCAAAACACTCGGACGCTTTACACTAAATACATTAACCACATTAGGATTTGCAGATCCTGCCCAACATCTAGGGTTAGACAACGAAAGTGAAAGCTTCGGCACAACACTGGGTTATTATGGCGTACCATCTGGACCTTATATTGTATTACCTATTTATGGTCCAAGTACCCTGCGAGATGGTTTTGGTTTAGCAGTAGATAGTGTTGGACGTCCACAAGAATACTTACTTGATGATCACGCAACAGCATATTGGTCAGATCAAGCCGGTAGAGGAATTAATGCACGTTCACAATATCTAGATTTAGAAAGTGCATTACAAGGCGATCGTTATTCAGCATTACGAGATATTTATCTACAACGTAAAACCTTTGTGATCGCTGAGAAAAAAGGATTAGATACAGATTCTATTAACTTTATTGATGATACAGACGATTCAATAGAGGATGAAGATCATAGTCATTCAATCCATTAA
- the pdxA gene encoding 4-hydroxythreonine-4-phosphate dehydrogenase PdxA: protein MLPLYVTSGEPAGIGPDICLSLAERIDERPIVVLADMTMLQARAQQLNMHVDCIAFKGQTEPAKKGQLYVEHVPLSEDVQLGVLNVNNADYVIEQLRRSAEYAMSGYSVGVATAPVQKSVINDAGIAFSGHTEYYQDYAGVPRVVMMLATKTLRVALVTTHLALRAVADAITPQRLHQVIDILIDDLTQKFKIKHPRILVCGLNPHAGEGGYLGLEEIEIINPVLESYRDKGIAISLALPADTLFTPEHLKDADAVLAMYHDQGLPVLKSQGFGEAINITLGLPFIRTSVDHGTALSLAGTGLAQSSSLHVAVDLALSLAHQ from the coding sequence ATGCTTCCTTTATATGTGACCAGTGGCGAACCTGCAGGTATTGGCCCTGATATTTGTTTAAGTTTAGCTGAACGTATTGATGAAAGGCCTATCGTTGTACTGGCTGATATGACCATGTTACAAGCACGTGCTCAGCAATTAAACATGCATGTTGATTGTATTGCATTTAAAGGACAGACGGAGCCAGCAAAAAAAGGGCAGTTATATGTTGAGCATGTTCCTTTATCTGAAGATGTACAGCTTGGTGTATTAAATGTAAATAATGCTGACTATGTGATTGAGCAATTACGTCGTTCAGCAGAATATGCCATGAGCGGATACAGTGTTGGTGTCGCGACGGCACCTGTACAAAAATCAGTCATTAATGATGCAGGTATCGCATTTAGTGGGCATACAGAATATTACCAAGACTATGCCGGTGTGCCACGTGTCGTCATGATGCTGGCAACAAAAACTTTACGCGTTGCATTGGTCACGACCCATTTAGCTTTACGCGCTGTTGCTGATGCGATTACGCCACAGCGTTTGCATCAAGTAATTGATATTTTAATTGATGATTTAACTCAAAAATTTAAAATCAAACATCCTCGTATTTTAGTGTGCGGATTAAATCCACATGCGGGTGAAGGCGGGTATTTAGGTTTGGAAGAAATTGAAATAATTAATCCGGTATTGGAAAGTTATCGTGATAAAGGTATCGCGATCAGTTTGGCATTGCCAGCAGATACCTTATTTACACCAGAACATTTAAAAGATGCAGATGCTGTATTAGCAATGTATCACGATCAGGGATTACCTGTGTTAAAATCACAAGGTTTTGGCGAGGCCATTAATATTACCTTGGGCTTACCCTTTATTCGAACCTCAGTTGATCATGGTACAGCATTGTCTCTTGCAGGTACTGGACTGGCACAAAGTTCAAGCTTACATGTTGCTGTCGATTTAGCGCTCAGTTTAGCGCATCAATAA
- a CDS encoding glutathione S-transferase N-terminal domain-containing protein: MSVESTPAQGITLYSHVDDFRSHWIRYVLAEKQIKYHLILVEEDDEDLASLNPYNRLPMLIENELKLFNAAIISEYLDDRYRQNKLYADAPMPRADQRQYIWRLEQDWFKLADTILCHPDTLDPDAQKKAQQQLRDTLISLTPLFQHFPYFMSEQFSILDCMLAPIFLRLKSMKINLPVQHCRPIILYCQRVFARPAFVKSLTMQEKNRYGQYISN; this comes from the coding sequence ATGTCCGTCGAAAGCACTCCAGCTCAGGGAATTACACTTTATAGTCATGTAGATGACTTTCGCTCACATTGGATTCGTTATGTGCTTGCTGAAAAACAAATTAAATACCATCTTATTCTGGTTGAAGAGGATGATGAAGATTTAGCGAGTCTTAATCCATATAACCGTTTGCCAATGCTAATTGAAAATGAGCTCAAACTCTTCAACGCTGCTATTATTTCTGAATATTTAGACGATCGCTATCGGCAAAATAAATTGTATGCAGATGCCCCAATGCCTCGCGCTGATCAACGTCAATATATTTGGCGCTTAGAACAAGACTGGTTTAAACTTGCCGATACAATTTTATGTCACCCAGATACCTTGGACCCTGATGCACAAAAAAAGGCACAACAGCAACTTAGGGATACGCTTATCTCTTTAACGCCCTTATTTCAACATTTTCCTTATTTTATGTCTGAACAATTTAGCATACTCGATTGTATGCTAGCGCCTATTTTTTTAAGATTAAAATCAATGAAAATTAATTTACCTGTACAACATTGTCGCCCTATTATTCTTTACTGCCAAAGAGTTTTTGCCCGTCCTGCATTTGTAAAATCCTTGACCATGCAGGAAAAAAACCGCTATGGTCAATATATTTCCAATTAA
- the gigB gene encoding anti-anti-sigma factor GigB — protein sequence MSTGHVEYASLNGTHIFKLIGEVRAQSCISLDKLLNKIEQQSNVVGAIVDLTQTTFIDSTVLGVLAKLGLKLKQIHHIQAVMLSTNPDITTLANSMGLSKVFVILNYCGNPNVCTKALVEEHISDNTMLCTVLDAHKTLMQLNESNKNMFEPLVKQLEIEQDHLEHTSNSIQS from the coding sequence ATGTCAACAGGTCATGTTGAATATGCAAGCTTGAACGGAACGCACATTTTTAAGCTTATAGGCGAAGTTCGTGCTCAATCTTGCATTAGTTTAGACAAACTTTTAAATAAAATTGAACAGCAATCCAATGTTGTTGGCGCTATCGTTGATTTAACGCAAACTACATTTATTGATAGTACAGTTTTAGGTGTACTCGCAAAACTTGGACTTAAACTGAAACAGATTCATCACATTCAGGCCGTCATGTTATCGACGAACCCAGATATTACAACCTTGGCCAACAGCATGGGATTAAGCAAAGTTTTTGTGATTCTGAACTACTGTGGCAATCCTAATGTTTGCACCAAAGCTTTAGTTGAAGAACACATTAGCGATAATACCATGTTATGTACCGTACTTGATGCACATAAAACCCTGATGCAGCTCAATGAGAGTAATAAAAACATGTTTGAACCTTTGGTCAAACAGTTGGAAATTGAACAAGACCATTTAGAACACACATCGAATAGCATACAAAGCTAA